The following are encoded together in the Peromyscus leucopus breed LL Stock chromosome 1, UCI_PerLeu_2.1, whole genome shotgun sequence genome:
- the LOC114698684 gene encoding LOW QUALITY PROTEIN: rab-like protein 2A (The sequence of the model RefSeq protein was modified relative to this genomic sequence to represent the inferred CDS: inserted 4 bases in 2 codons), whose translation MAGDRSKHCELDQEKYDAHDNVKIICXGDSAVGKSKXFWDTAGQETFQSMHASYYHKAHACIMVFDVQRKITYKNLGTWYAELQEVRPEIPCILVANKIDADLQMTQKNFSFAKKFSLPLYFLSAADGTNVVKLFNDAIRLAVAYKESSQDFMDEVLQELENFKLEQKEEDTPDQEHSGMIKSPSPS comes from the exons ATGGCAGGGGACAGAAGCAAGCATTGTGAGCTGGACCAAGAAAAATATGATGCTCATGACAACGTGAAGATCATCTG GGGAGACAGTGCAGTGGGCAAGTCCAA CTTCTGGGATACGGCAGGCCAGGAGACGTTCCAGAGCATGCATGCCTCCTACTACCACAAGGCTCACGCCTGCATCATGGTATTTGATGTCCAGAGGAAAATCACCTATAAGAACCTGGGCACCTGGTATGCAGAACTTCAGGAGGTCAGGCCGGAGATCCCATGCATCCTGGTGGCCAATAAAATTGATGCAGACTTACAGATGACTCAAAAGAACTTCAGTTTCGCCAAGAAGTTTTCCCTGCCCCTGTACTTCCTCTCAGCTGCTGATGGTACCAATGTGGTGAAGCTCTTCAATGACGCAATTCGATTAGCTGTGGCTTACAAGGAAAGCTCCCAGGACTTCATGGATGAGGTTTTACAGGAGCTTGAGAACTTCAAGTtggagcagaaagaggaggaTACACCAGACCAAGAGCACAGTGGCATGATCAAGAGCCCGTCTCCTTCTTAA